A single region of the Thermodesulfatator indicus DSM 15286 genome encodes:
- the nifH gene encoding nitrogenase iron protein — translation MATRKIGIYGKGGIGKSTTTQNLAAALAHYFGKKVMIHGCDPKADATRMILGGKPQETVLDVMREEGEENVTLDKVVKIGFAGIRCVESGGPEPGVGCAGRGVITAINLMEELGGYPEDLDFLFYDVLGDVVCGGFAMPVRDGKAQEIYIVASGEMMAIYAANNICRGMVKYAKRTGVRLGGIICNSRKVDREQELMEEFCERLGTQMIMFIPRDNIVQKAEFNKQTVVQFDPDHPQALAYKELAKRIIENDKFVIPKPLTMDELEELVVKYGIA, via the coding sequence ATGGCAACGAGAAAGATCGGTATTTACGGAAAGGGTGGCATAGGTAAGTCCACCACTACCCAAAACTTAGCGGCAGCCTTGGCACATTACTTTGGCAAAAAGGTAATGATTCACGGATGCGATCCTAAAGCCGATGCCACGCGAATGATATTGGGAGGAAAGCCCCAGGAGACGGTGCTTGATGTCATGCGTGAAGAGGGCGAAGAAAACGTAACTTTGGACAAAGTAGTGAAGATAGGTTTTGCCGGCATTCGTTGTGTGGAATCCGGAGGTCCTGAGCCAGGTGTAGGTTGTGCCGGCCGTGGGGTTATTACCGCTATTAATTTAATGGAAGAGCTCGGTGGCTATCCCGAAGACCTGGACTTTCTCTTTTACGACGTTTTAGGTGACGTTGTGTGTGGCGGTTTTGCCATGCCGGTGCGTGATGGTAAGGCCCAGGAAATTTACATTGTTGCTTCCGGTGAAATGATGGCCATTTACGCGGCCAATAACATTTGCCGTGGCATGGTCAAATACGCTAAGCGCACAGGAGTTCGTTTGGGGGGCATTATTTGTAACAGCCGTAAGGTGGACCGCGAGCAAGAACTTATGGAGGAGTTTTGTGAGCGCCTAGGAACCCAGATGATCATGTTCATCCCTCGTGACAATATCGTTCAAAAAGCAGAGTTTAATAAGCAAACCGTGGTGCAGTTTGACCCGGATCATCCGCAGGCTCTAGCTTATAAGGAATTGGCCAAACGAATCATTGAAAACGATAAGTTTGTAATTCCTAAACCCCTTACCATGGATGAGCTGGAAGAATTAGTAGTCAAATACGGGATTGCTTAA
- a CDS encoding P-II family nitrogen regulator has product MSKICEIVAIVRPNKMLATKKALAEIGLPSFTAFACFGRGRQGGRIGELSYPVSPEIVEKAKELKPTFIPKRIILAVVPEAMVEKVVQTIIKVNQTGQHGDGKIFVLPVEESLRIRTGEKNLEALF; this is encoded by the coding sequence ATGAGCAAGATATGTGAAATTGTGGCTATTGTAAGGCCTAATAAAATGCTGGCTACTAAGAAGGCTCTCGCTGAAATTGGCCTACCTTCGTTTACGGCCTTTGCCTGTTTCGGCCGAGGCCGCCAGGGTGGACGGATTGGCGAGCTTTCTTATCCTGTAAGCCCTGAAATTGTAGAAAAGGCTAAAGAATTAAAGCCTACCTTTATTCCCAAGCGAATTATTCTGGCTGTTGTGCCTGAAGCCATGGTGGAAAAAGTAGTGCAGACCATCATCAAAGTCAATCAAACCGGCCAGCACGGTGACGGAAAAATTTTTGTCTTACCAGTAGAGGAAAGCTTAAGAATTCGTACCGGAGAGAAAAACCTAGAAGCCCTTTTTTAA
- a CDS encoding LeuA family protein, which translates to MMKLLDATLREGAQRFGVYLKPEVKLRLALLLYDIGIEEIELGIVRKDKDLEYIWRAIRKEKVEDKFSFWCRLNEKDLELAHTLFPGLTRINLSAPASKLHIKYKLKITSEELLKRIRKLVEEATQYFSYISLGLEDASRTSPSFLYQIAEEASAAGVRRLRLSDTLSFWQPLKVIKLVEEFKKRFPNLELSFHFHNDLGLATGNAVTALETGADWVDVSLLGLGERAGITPLEEVLAYLYFRRGEKHYRLELLPLAAHFLSWHAGETISPFKPVLGRYLFTCETGLHVDGLYKKKKLYEPFPPEVLGLSHKLVLGEKSGLGALKGKLKELGLTISEEYLPILLNKIRSLAQKYGRPLSDEEIKKIYEQFAVKNKSEEVDKIDFSTKLTNA; encoded by the coding sequence ATGATGAAATTGCTGGATGCTACATTAAGAGAAGGAGCGCAGCGCTTCGGAGTATATCTTAAGCCCGAAGTGAAGTTACGCCTGGCGCTTTTACTTTATGATATTGGTATAGAAGAAATAGAACTGGGTATAGTCCGTAAAGACAAAGATTTAGAATATATTTGGCGGGCTATTAGAAAAGAAAAAGTAGAAGATAAATTTAGTTTTTGGTGTCGCTTAAATGAAAAAGATTTGGAATTGGCTCACACTTTATTTCCGGGACTAACAAGAATAAATTTAAGTGCTCCGGCTTCTAAGCTTCACATTAAATACAAGCTCAAAATTACTTCTGAAGAACTGCTTAAAAGAATAAGAAAGTTAGTAGAGGAAGCTACTCAATACTTTTCCTATATATCTTTGGGGCTAGAAGACGCTAGTCGCACCTCCCCAAGCTTTCTTTATCAAATTGCCGAAGAAGCTTCAGCTGCAGGAGTTAGACGCTTGCGTCTTTCGGACACCCTTAGTTTTTGGCAACCTTTAAAAGTTATAAAACTCGTTGAAGAGTTCAAAAAACGTTTTCCGAACCTAGAGCTATCCTTTCATTTTCATAATGATCTGGGTCTGGCTACAGGAAATGCCGTAACAGCCCTTGAAACTGGAGCAGACTGGGTGGATGTAAGTCTTTTAGGGTTGGGAGAAAGGGCAGGTATTACCCCTCTTGAAGAAGTTCTTGCTTATCTTTATTTCCGCCGCGGGGAAAAGCACTACCGCCTTGAGTTATTGCCCCTTGCGGCTCACTTTCTTTCTTGGCACGCCGGAGAAACTATCTCTCCTTTTAAACCCGTTTTGGGAAGATATTTGTTTACTTGTGAAACTGGTTTGCACGTAGACGGCCTTTACAAAAAGAAAAAGCTTTATGAGCCTTTTCCTCCAGAAGTGCTTGGGCTTTCACATAAACTGGTTTTGGGAGAAAAATCAGGCCTTGGAGCTTTAAAGGGAAAATTAAAGGAGTTAGGCTTAACTATTTCAGAGGAATATCTTCCAATTTTGTTAAATAAGATTCGTAGCCTTGCCCAAAAATACGGCCGACCTTTAAGCGACGAAGAAATTAAAAAAATATACGAACAGTTTGCCGTAAAAAACAAAAGTGAAGAAGTTGATAAAATAGACTTTTCAACAAAACTGACAAATGCGTAA
- a CDS encoding P-II family nitrogen regulator, whose product MKMIKAIIRPEKVDDVVEALEKEGFLAMTRIDVVGRGKQGGLTMGEIVYDELPKSMLLLVVDEEAVPKVCETIMESARTGRFGDGKIFVLPVNQVWTVRTGAPEL is encoded by the coding sequence ATGAAAATGATAAAAGCCATTATCAGGCCTGAAAAGGTAGATGACGTAGTAGAAGCGCTTGAAAAGGAAGGTTTTTTGGCCATGACCCGCATAGACGTTGTGGGGCGTGGTAAGCAAGGCGGTCTTACTATGGGTGAAATCGTTTACGACGAATTGCCCAAGTCAATGCTCCTTTTGGTGGTGGACGAAGAGGCGGTGCCCAAGGTTTGTGAGACCATTATGGAATCCGCACGTACCGGACGATTTGGAGACGGGAAAATTTTCGTACTCCCAGTAAACCAGGTGTGGACGGTGCGCACCGGAGCCCCGGAACTTTAG
- a CDS encoding radical SAM protein, with translation MLRHPCFDHKAHRVVGRLHLPVAPRCNIKCAYCEQGIGCVNESRPGVAGEVILPEEAISYVERALSFEPRLEVIGIAGPGDALANEETFVALKAVKDRFPELKICLSTNGLALPESLPKMLEVGVEFVSVTVNFISPEVGAKLVRWVKAQDLLKGEEAAYFLTTKQLEGITLAAQAGLRVKVNTVLVPEVNEKEIPLIAKEVAQAGASLMNIIPLIPLGEFSNHRAPTQKELNRARAKAAKYIPQFLVCKRCRADAVGVPGLADENLFSIKNAVSV, from the coding sequence ATGCTTAGACATCCTTGCTTTGACCATAAAGCTCATCGTGTTGTTGGTCGGCTCCATCTGCCGGTAGCACCACGATGCAATATCAAGTGTGCGTATTGTGAACAGGGTATAGGCTGTGTCAACGAATCAAGGCCGGGGGTAGCGGGCGAAGTAATATTGCCTGAAGAGGCTATTTCTTATGTGGAGAGGGCCCTTTCCTTTGAACCTCGCCTAGAAGTCATAGGAATAGCCGGTCCAGGAGATGCCCTGGCCAATGAGGAAACATTTGTGGCCCTAAAGGCCGTAAAAGATAGGTTCCCCGAGTTAAAGATTTGTCTTTCTACTAATGGTCTGGCTTTGCCTGAAAGTCTCCCTAAGATGCTCGAAGTGGGAGTGGAGTTTGTCTCGGTAACCGTAAACTTTATTTCACCAGAAGTCGGGGCCAAATTAGTTCGCTGGGTTAAAGCTCAAGATTTACTCAAAGGAGAAGAAGCGGCTTATTTTCTTACAACTAAACAACTTGAAGGAATAACTCTAGCGGCTCAAGCTGGCCTGAGAGTCAAGGTAAATACCGTTTTAGTCCCAGAAGTAAATGAAAAAGAAATTCCTTTGATTGCTAAAGAAGTAGCTCAGGCCGGGGCCAGCCTTATGAACATAATTCCTCTTATTCCCTTGGGAGAATTTTCTAACCACAGGGCTCCTACTCAGAAAGAACTTAATAGGGCCAGAGCGAAAGCGGCTAAATATATTCCTCAGTTTCTAGTGTGCAAGCGCTGCCGGGCTGATGCCGTAGGTGTTCCCGGTTTGGCTGATGAGAATTTGTTCAGCATAAAAAATGCTGTTTCGGTGTAA